A stretch of Thermoanaerobaculales bacterium DNA encodes these proteins:
- a CDS encoding putative sulfate exporter family transporter translates to MDRAISKLWTTEDYWAVWLGLGVVLLALAAYWAGGSIRGWAVTPGSWSAVSQLGGDLARHWGGYLAVFALFGIVFAVSMAIMGRSVGEFVRGFVLLFAGSLAVSYLAGWSVMKKADLGAPLLALLIGLLIGNLVRLPAWFETCLRTEYYIKTGIVLLGATLPLTLIFTAGPIAFLQATIVSVCTWLTIYLAATRFFGLEPQFGAVLGAGGAVCGVSASIAVGGAVKAKKDHIAIGIAVVSVWAIVMILVLSVVVKLMVPAPISPGEAGAWVGTSEFADAAGFAVVAELSAVIESGSLGAADGTPLDADDPINTFTLMKVIGRDMWIGIWCLILSVVSVMFWEKGEGAGRAVGVGVVWERFPKFVLGFFAASILMTAVSARVPADHVGRAQFAGTFRSGAEKIVYDADFTGYLVPPALAAKVSVDAAARELRFEGGGAPMTLREYELLRDAIAAGDPDRRDKIGALKELRRRSDWFEGVLGPRVIDPIKTLRSWAFVLCFLCIGLSTRFRDLLTFGLAPFWAFTIGVAVNVPLGYFLSTVVFSRYWSNIGDMM, encoded by the coding sequence ATGGACCGCGCCATCAGCAAGCTGTGGACGACCGAGGACTACTGGGCGGTCTGGCTCGGTCTCGGGGTGGTCCTGCTCGCACTCGCCGCCTACTGGGCCGGAGGCTCCATCAGGGGATGGGCGGTGACCCCCGGCAGCTGGTCCGCGGTGTCGCAGCTGGGCGGCGACCTCGCCCGGCACTGGGGCGGCTACCTGGCGGTGTTCGCGCTCTTCGGCATCGTCTTCGCGGTGTCGATGGCGATCATGGGCCGCAGCGTCGGCGAGTTCGTGCGGGGCTTCGTGCTGCTGTTCGCCGGCTCGCTCGCGGTGTCCTACCTCGCCGGGTGGTCGGTCATGAAGAAGGCCGACCTCGGCGCGCCGCTGCTCGCGCTCCTCATCGGGCTCCTGATCGGCAACCTGGTGCGTTTGCCGGCCTGGTTCGAGACCTGCCTGCGCACCGAGTACTACATCAAGACCGGCATCGTTCTGCTCGGCGCCACCCTGCCCCTGACCCTGATCTTCACCGCCGGCCCGATCGCCTTCCTCCAGGCGACGATCGTGTCGGTCTGCACCTGGCTGACCATCTACCTGGCCGCGACGAGGTTCTTCGGCCTGGAGCCGCAGTTCGGGGCGGTGCTCGGCGCCGGCGGCGCCGTGTGCGGAGTCTCGGCCTCGATCGCCGTCGGCGGTGCGGTCAAGGCGAAGAAGGACCACATCGCCATCGGCATCGCGGTGGTCTCGGTGTGGGCGATCGTCATGATCCTGGTGCTGAGCGTCGTGGTCAAGCTGATGGTCCCCGCGCCGATCTCGCCGGGCGAGGCCGGGGCCTGGGTCGGGACATCGGAGTTCGCCGACGCGGCCGGCTTCGCGGTGGTGGCCGAGCTGTCGGCGGTGATCGAGTCCGGGAGCCTCGGCGCAGCCGACGGCACGCCGCTCGACGCGGATGATCCGATCAACACCTTCACCCTGATGAAGGTAATCGGGCGCGACATGTGGATCGGCATCTGGTGCCTGATCCTGTCCGTGGTGTCGGTGATGTTCTGGGAGAAGGGGGAGGGCGCCGGGCGCGCGGTCGGTGTCGGTGTCGTCTGGGAGCGCTTCCCCAAGTTCGTGCTCGGCTTCTTCGCGGCCTCGATCCTGATGACCGCGGTCTCCGCGAGAGTCCCCGCCGATCACGTCGGCCGGGCCCAGTTCGCCGGGACCTTCAGGAGCGGGGCCGAGAAGATCGTCTACGACGCCGACTTCACCGGCTACCTGGTGCCGCCGGCGCTGGCCGCCAAGGTTTCGGTCGACGCCGCGGCCCGGGAGCTCCGGTTCGAGGGGGGCGGCGCGCCGATGACGCTGCGCGAGTACGAGCTGCTGCGGGACGCGATTGCCGCCGGCGACCCGGACCGCAGGGACAAGATCGGCGCCCTCAAGGAGCTGCGCCGCCGGTCGGACTGGTTCGAGGGGGTGCTCGGACCGCGGGTGATCGATCCGATCAAGACCCTGCGGTCGTGGGCCTTCGTGCTGTGCTTCCTGTGCATCGGCCTGTCCACCCGGTTCCGCGACCTGCTCACCTTCGGCCTCGCGCCGTTCTGGGCCTTCACCATCGGGGTGGCGGTCAACGTGCCGCTCGGCTACTTTCTGTCGACCGTCGTGTTCTCGAGGTACTGGAGCAACATCGGCGACATGATGTGA